The Alkalibaculum bacchi genome includes a region encoding these proteins:
- a CDS encoding ABC transporter ATP-binding protein: protein MELTVENLYKNYGQKVALKGVSFVLGQGVYGLLGPNGSGKSTLMNILTGNVRATSGTVFWNGQNIAEMGKDYRKILGYVPQQQALYPDFTGMRFLSYIATLQGLKSKEAKERISYALDVVELSHVSSKKIRSYSGGMKQRLLIAQAILTDPKVLIMDEPTAGLDPKQRVLMRNLIVEIASDKVVLIATHVVSDIEWISKEILLLKEGSLIQKGNRDLLIRSIQEKIETSSKRNKKNVDLEDIYLYYFGE from the coding sequence ATGGAGCTTACTGTAGAAAATTTGTACAAAAATTATGGTCAAAAGGTAGCTTTGAAAGGTGTTAGCTTTGTTTTAGGTCAAGGAGTCTATGGTCTTTTAGGGCCGAATGGTTCAGGGAAAAGCACATTGATGAACATTTTAACAGGGAATGTAAGAGCTACTTCTGGTACAGTGTTTTGGAATGGCCAAAATATAGCTGAAATGGGAAAGGATTATCGCAAAATCTTAGGATATGTTCCACAGCAACAAGCTCTATACCCAGACTTTACAGGAATGAGGTTTTTATCTTATATAGCTACTCTTCAAGGTTTAAAATCAAAAGAAGCTAAGGAGAGAATTTCATATGCATTAGATGTAGTAGAACTCTCCCATGTGTCTAGCAAGAAGATTCGAAGTTATTCTGGAGGGATGAAACAGCGATTACTCATTGCTCAGGCCATATTAACAGATCCTAAAGTACTCATTATGGATGAGCCAACGGCTGGTCTAGATCCTAAGCAACGTGTGTTGATGAGAAACCTAATTGTAGAAATTGCCTCTGACAAGGTTGTTTTAATTGCTACACATGTAGTATCAGATATTGAATGGATTTCAAAAGAAATATTGCTGTTAAAGGAAGGTTCGCTTATTCAAAAAGGTAATAGGGATTTATTGATTAGGAGTATACAGGAAAAGATAGAGACAAGCAGTAAGCGCAATAAAAAGAATGTTGATTTAGAAGACATTTACCTGTATTATTTTGGAGAATGA
- a CDS encoding PH domain-containing protein → MGLLDGMMGNASEVNLGSVQKDFAKILAPNEQIEKAYKLIRDLFIFTNKRLILIDKQGVTGKKSEYHSIPYKSITHFSVETAGHFDLDAELKIWISGTQMPIQKTFNKSLSIYEVQAVLAAYVMK, encoded by the coding sequence ATGGGTTTATTAGATGGCATGATGGGAAATGCTTCTGAGGTAAATTTAGGTAGTGTACAGAAAGATTTTGCAAAGATACTTGCTCCAAATGAACAAATTGAAAAGGCTTATAAATTAATTCGAGATTTATTTATTTTTACCAACAAGAGATTAATCTTAATTGACAAACAGGGAGTAACAGGCAAAAAGAGCGAGTATCATTCTATACCTTACAAAAGCATCACTCACTTTAGTGTTGAAACAGCAGGGCATTTTGATTTAGATGCAGAACTTAAAATATGGATTTCAGGCACACAAATGCCTATACAAAAGACTTTTAATAAGAGTTTGAGTATTTATGAGGTACAGGCAGTGTTGGCGGCGTATGTAATGAAATAA
- a CDS encoding aminopeptidase P family protein — MLTKNFFTQNRRELYENLQDNSMAIFFSGKAPHKSNDAYYMFEVDRNFYYLTGIAREDIILVAIKYGDVVEEYLFIEKFDPILAKWVGAKISADEAKSISGIENIMYVENIKSKLVQILGSGAYNVENVYFDYSRYAWDYSDKMSSAFSTELLSKYPYLIKKNASKILTKLRTIKKPEEVKCMKKAIDITKEGIESMMIHAKPGMAECEFEAHFDFVLKCKGAGHAFDTIAASGINGTILHYVANNKITEDNDLILFDLGASADNYCADITRTFPVNGTFTERQKDVYNVVLHCNKEIIRHMKPGVSTVNLNKLAKDLLAQGCKELDLIDNLEDVSKYYYHSIGHPLGLDTHDVGDRNIILQPGMVYTCEPGLYVEEEAIGIRIEDDILITEDGNINLSEHIIKEIDDIEAFMNK; from the coding sequence ATGTTAACTAAAAATTTTTTTACTCAAAATAGAAGAGAGCTTTATGAAAATCTACAAGACAATAGCATGGCCATCTTCTTTTCTGGAAAAGCGCCACACAAATCAAATGACGCTTATTATATGTTTGAAGTAGATCGCAATTTTTATTATCTTACTGGTATCGCGCGAGAAGATATTATTCTTGTGGCTATTAAGTACGGTGATGTGGTAGAAGAGTATCTTTTTATCGAAAAATTTGACCCTATCCTTGCTAAGTGGGTTGGCGCAAAGATTAGTGCAGATGAGGCTAAGAGCATCTCTGGCATTGAAAATATAATGTATGTAGAAAATATTAAATCGAAGCTGGTACAGATTTTAGGCAGTGGGGCTTATAATGTAGAAAATGTTTATTTTGATTACAGCAGATACGCTTGGGATTACAGCGATAAAATGTCCTCTGCTTTCTCTACAGAGCTTTTATCGAAATACCCTTATTTAATAAAAAAGAATGCTTCAAAGATTTTGACAAAACTTCGAACTATCAAAAAACCTGAAGAAGTGAAATGCATGAAAAAGGCCATTGATATCACTAAAGAAGGCATTGAAAGTATGATGATTCATGCAAAACCAGGTATGGCAGAATGTGAATTTGAAGCTCATTTTGACTTTGTACTAAAATGCAAAGGTGCTGGACACGCCTTTGATACCATAGCTGCTTCTGGAATCAATGGAACCATACTCCACTATGTAGCGAATAACAAAATTACAGAAGATAATGATTTAATTCTTTTTGATTTAGGGGCGAGTGCAGACAATTACTGTGCAGATATTACAAGAACATTCCCTGTAAATGGTACATTTACGGAAAGACAAAAAGATGTCTACAATGTAGTCTTACACTGTAATAAGGAGATTATCCGACATATGAAACCAGGGGTATCTACTGTAAATCTGAATAAGCTAGCAAAAGATTTATTAGCGCAAGGCTGTAAAGAATTAGACCTTATTGACAATCTAGAAGATGTGAGTAAATATTATTACCATAGCATAGGTCATCCGCTGGGGCTAGATACCCATGATGTTGGAGATCGAAATATCATCCTACAACCTGGCATGGTCTATACTTGTGAACCAGGTCTTTATGTTGAAGAAGAAGCGATTGGCATTCGAATTGAAGATGATATCTTAATTACAGAGGATGGCAATATTAATTTGTCGGAGCATATTATTAAAGAGATCGAT